The genomic segment AGTACGATATTTTGCAAAAACGCATTCGCGAGCTGGCGTTCCTTAACAAAGGATTGCGCATCACGCTGAAGGATACACGTCCAGATCAGCAGAAGGAAGAGTCCTTCCACTACGAGGGCGGTATCATCCAGTTCGTAGAATACTTGAATAAAAACCGGGAAGCCCTGCATGATGATGTGATTTATTGCGAAGGAGAAAAAGAAGGTCTTGTCGTGGAGGTTGCCCTTCAGTACAACGACAGCTATGTGAGCAACATTTACTCTTTTGCCAATAACATCAACACGCATGAGGGTGGTACCCACGAAACCGGATTTAAAACGGCTCTTACACGTGTTATCAACGACTACAGCCGCAAGTTTAACTTCCTGAAGGAAAAGGATCCGAATCTTTCCGGGGACGATGTGCGTGAAGGCATTACTGCGATTATCTCCGTAAAAATTCAAGAGCCTCAGTTTGAAGGACAAACAAAAACGAAGCTGGGCAACTCAGAAGCTCGTAGCATTACCGAGTCTGTCTTCGGTGACCGTTTTAACACCTTTATGGAAGAAAACCCGGGTGTAGCCAAAAAAGTTGTGGAAAAAGCCCTCATGGCATCTCGTGCCCGTGAGGCAGCTCGTAAAGCACGTGAAATGACTCGTCGCAAGAGTGCACTGGAAGTAAGTGCTTTGCCGGGTAAACTGGCGGACTGCTCTTCCAAGGACGCATCCGAATCTGAACTGTTCATTGTAGAGGGTGACTCTGCGGGCGGTTCTGCGAAGATGGGACGCGACCGTCATTTCCAAGCCATTCTTCCTCTTCGCGGGAAGGTATTGAACGTAGAAAAAGCACGTCTGGACAAAATTCTCGGCAATAACGAGATCCGTGCCATTATTACGGCTTTGGGGACGGGTGTTGGCGAAGATTTTGATATTACAAAGGCACGCTACCACAAAGTTGTCATTATGACGGACGCCGACGTCGACGGATCGCATATTCGTACGCTTCTGCTGACGTTCTTCTTCCGCTACATGAAACAGTTGATTGAAGCGGGGTATATTTATATTGCGCAGCCGCCTCTCTACAGCATCAAGCAAGGGAAGACGCTGCATTATGCTTATACCGACAAGCAGCGTGATGAGGTACTCGCTACCTTGAAGGCTCAACCGAAGCCTAACGTCCAACGCTATAAAGGACTTGGCGAGATGAACGCGGATCAATTGTGGGAGACTACGATGGACCCAGAAGTCCGTACGTTGCTTCAGGTAGATCTCCAGGATGCTATGGATGCCGATATGGTGTTTGAGACACTGATGGGAGACGAAGTAGAGCCTCGCAGGGAGTTTATTGAACAATACGCGGCAAATGTACGCGATCTTGATATTTAATTGGAACGAAGAAAAGCTTGTCCTTTACCGGGCAAGCTTTTTCTTAATGAAAATTTGAAAACACCATTTGAAATATACGATGAACATGACTTATAATAGATTGTGCTTTTGTTGAACTAGTAATTCACAAAAAAAGTTCACCCACGCAATAAAAAAAATCAAATTTTCTATTGCAATGAATTTAAAAGTGTGATAGATTAAAGTTCCGGAAGTAATCACGGGCCTATAGCTCAGTTGGTTAGAGCGCACGCCTGATAAGCGTGAGGTCGGCTGTTCGAGTCAGCCTAGGCCCACCACTTACATAGCTGATATGACAACCGTGTCATGAAAGTGCTAGAATGGGGCTGTAGCTCAGTTGGGAGAGCGCCTGCCTTGCAAGCAGGAGGTCATCGGTTCGATCCCGTTCAGCTCCACCATTCTAAAATATGATTATTCCTCGGTAGCTCAGTTGGTAGAGCAATCGGCTGTTAACCGATCGGTCGGCGGTTCGAGTCCGTCCCGAGGAGCCATTCAAATGGCCCGTTGGTGAAGCGGTTTAACACAGCAGCCTTTCACGCTGTCATTCAGGGGTTCGAATCCCCTACGGGTCACCTAGCAAATGCCCCCAATGAAATAGCGGGGGGATTGTGGAGGCTTAGCTCAGCTGGGAGAGCATCTGCCTTACAAGCAGAGGGTCGGCGGTTCGATCCCGTCAGCCTCCACCACTTTTAACAACTGAATGTTTTACATGGAGCTGTGGTGAAGTTGGAGTTCACGCCGGTCTGTCACACCGGAGGTCGCGGGTTCGAGTCCCGTCAGCTCCGCCATTTTTCTCAAGCGATGGCGAAATAATTACGCTTGAGGCTCGGTAGCTCAGTCGGTAGAGCAGAGGACTGAAAATCCTCGTGTCGGCGGTTCGATTCCGTCCCGAGCCACCATTTATACAAAACACGCCGGTATAGCTCAATTGGTAGAGCACCTGACTTGTAATCAGGGGGTTGTGGGTTCAAGTCCTATTGCCGGCACCACTTTTTCTTTGAAAGTTGAATAAGGTTTACTTTTAAAGGACAAGCTTGGGGAGATAGTGAAGTGGCTAAACACGGCAGACTGTAAATCTGCTCCCTCCGGGTTCGGCGGTTCGAATCCGTCTCTCCCCACCATCTTTACTTCATGGCTATTGGGGTATAGCCAAGCGGTAAGGCAACGGACTTTGACTCCGTCATTCCTAGGTTCAAATCCTAGTACCCCAGCCATTTTTCGAGAGCCATTAGCTCAGTTGGTAGAGCATCTGACTTTTAATCAGAGGGTCGAAGGTTCGAGTCCTTCATGGCTCACCAGTTTTTTAAAAAGCGAGAGATTGATCATCATACAATGCGGTCGTGGCGGAATTGGCAGACGCGCTAGATTCAGGTTCTAGTGGTGGCAACACCGTGGAGGTTCAAGTCCTCTCGACCGCACCAATAAACATGCGGACGTAGCTCAATTGGTAGAGCGTCGCCTTGCCAAGGCGAAGGTCGAGGGTTCGAGACCCTTCGTCCGCTCCATAACATGTGCCCTTAGCTCAGCTGGATAGAGCGTTTGACTACGAATCAAAAGGTCGGGAGTTCGAATCTCTCAGGGCACGCATCTTCATCTTAAAAAGTGAAGAACTGTAATCGGGAAGTAGCTCAGCTTGGTAGAGTACTTGGCTTGGGACCAAGGGGTCGCAGGTTCGAATCCTGTCTTCCCGACCATGTTTCAAATGAATATGCCGGTGTGGCGGAATGGCAGACGCGCGCGACTCAAAATCGTGAGGGAAACCGTGGGGGTTCAAGTCCCTTCACCGGCACCATATTCAAGCGGGTGTAGTTCAATGGTAGAACTCCAGCCTTCCAAGCTGGTCGCGTGGGTTCGATTCCCATCACCCGCTCCATATTTTGCGGAGGGATACCGAAGTGGTCATAACGGGGCGGTCTTGAAAACCGTTAGAGTGCAAGCTCACGGGGGTTCGAATCCCTCTCCCTCCGCCACTTCTTTTTATTGCGAAATAATTATGGCGGCGTAGCTCAGATGGCTAGAGCGTTCGGTTCATACCCGAAAGGTCGGGGGTTCGATCCCCTCCACCGCTACCATAGGGGCATAGTTTAACGGTAGAACGAAGGTCTCCAAAACCTTTGGTGTGGGTTCGATTCCTACTGCCCCTGCCAAGGAACATTTTTAAAAACGTATACATTATGGCGGTCGTGGCGAAGGGGTTAACGCACCGGATTGTGGCTCCGGCACTCGTGGGTTCAAGTCCCATCGATCGCCCCATTTTTTTATAACTACAATATGTCTCAGTAGCTCAGCTGGATAGAGCATCCGCCTTCTAAGCGGACGGTCGGGAGTTCGAACCTCTCCTGAGACGTTTTACATGCGGTCGTGGTGGAATTGGCAGACACACCATCTTGAGGGGGTGGCGGGGCGACCCGTGCGAGTTCGAGTCTCGCCGACCGCACCATTAATTCAATGAAGTTGAAAAAACCTCTTGATTAATGAAAAGTAATGTGCTATATTAAGAATCTGCTCACGAAACACACAAGTTTAAATGAGTAGAACAAATCACATAAAACTAAAAAGTTGTTGACTTTTGAAGTTGAATGTGATAAATTAAAGATCTGCTCCGGAAACGGTGCAAAATGCTCTTTGAAAACTGAACAGCGAAAGCGTTAATGAGTCTATCATTAAATGATTTGCCAGCTTTGAACCAGTAACAAACTTTATTGGAGAGTTTGATCCTGGCTCAGGACGAACGCTGGCGGCGTGCCTAATACATGCAAGTCGAGCGAGGGTCTTCGGACCCTAGCGGCGGACGGGTGAGTAACACGTAGGCAACCTGCCTCTCAGACTGGGATAACATAGGGAAACTTATGCTAATACCGGATAGGTTTTTGGATCGCATGATCCGAAAAGAAAAGGCGGCTTCGGCTGTCACTGGGAGATGGGCCTGCGGCGCATTAGCTAGTTGGTGGGGTAACGGCCTACCAAGGCGACGATGCGTAGCCGACCTGAGAGGGTGACCGGCCACACTGGGACTGAGACACGGCCCAGACTCCTACGGGAGGCAGCAGTAGGGAATTTTCCACAATGGACGAAAGTCTGATGGAGCAACGCCGCGTGAACGATGAAGGTCTTCGGATTGTAAAGTTCTGTTGTTAGGGACGAATAAGTACCGTTCGAATAGGGCGGTACCTTGACGGTACCTGACGAGAAAGCCACGGCTAACTACGTGCCAGCAGCCGCGGTAATACGTAGGTGGCAAGCGTTGTCCGGATTTATTGGGCGTAAAGCGCGCGCAGGCGGCTATGTAAGTCTGGTGTTAAAGCCCGGGGCTCAACCCCGGTTCGCATCGGAAACTGTGTAGCTTGAGTGCAGAAGAGGAAAGCGGTATTCCACGTGTAGCGGTGAAATGCGTAGAGATGTGGAGGAACACCAGTGGCGAAGGCGGCTTTCTGGTCTGTAACTGACGCTGAGGCGCGAAAGCGTGGGGAGCAAACAGGATTAGATACCCTGGTAGTCCACGCCGTAAACGATGAGTGCTAGGTGTTGGGGGTTTCAATACCCTCAGTGCCGCAGCTAACGCAATAAGCACTCCGCCTGGGGAGTACGCTCGCAAGAGTGAAACTCAAAGGAATTGACGGGGGCCCGCACAAGCGGTGGAGCATGTGGTTTAATTCGAAGCAACGCGAAGAACCTTACCAGGTCTTGACATCCCGCTGACCGCTCTGGAGACAGAGCTTCCCTTCGGGGCAGCGGTGACAGGTGGTGCATGGTTGTCGTCAGCTCGTGTCGTGAGATGTTGGGTTAAGTCCCGCAACGAGCGCAACCCTTATCTTTAGTTGCCAGCATTCAGTTGGGCACTCTAGAGAGACTGCCGTCGACAAGACGGAGGAAGGCGGGGATGACGTCAAATCATCATGCCCCTTATGACCTGGGCTACACACGTGCTACAATGGTTGGTACAACGGGATGCTACCTCGCGAGAGGACGCCAATCTCTTAAAACCAATCTCAGTTCGGATTGTAGGCTGCAACTCGCCTACATGAAGTCGGAATCGCTAGTAATCGCGGATCAGCATGCCGCGGTGAATACGTTCCCGGGCCTTGTACACACCGCCCGTCACACCACGGGAGTTTGCAACACCCGAAGTCGGTGAGGTAACCGCAAGGAGCCAGCCGCCGAAGGTGGGGTAGATGACTGGGGTGAAGTCGTAACAAGGTATCCGTACCGGAAGGTGCGGATGGATCACCTCCTTTCTATGGAGATATGACCGTAACGCAACATTCGCTGTTCAGTTTTGAAGGAGTATTTCCTTCATTTTCCGCTTGTCTGATAGAGACTTGCGTGATAAAGTAAATATCCTGTCGTTGAGACAGATTGTCTGGTGATGATGGCGGAGGGGACACACCCGTTCCCATGCCGAACACGGCCGTTAAGCCCTCCAGCGCCGATGGTACTTGCTCCGCAGGGAGCCGGGAGAGTAGGACGTTGCCAGGCAAGCAACCACAAGGTTGCTTCATAACTTGTTCCTTGAAAACTGGATACTGCATGAAATTGCTAAGGATATTTAAAGTGTAAGTACTATTAGTACTAACCAAACGTGGTTAAGTTACTAAGGGCACACGGTGGATGCCTTGGCGCTAGGAGCCGAAGAAGGACGCAGCGAACTGCGATAAGCCTCGGGGAGCGGTAAGCACGCTTTGATCCGGGGATCTCCGAATGGGGAAACCCACCATCTGTAATGGGATGGTATCCTTCACTGAATACATAGGTGATGAGAAGGCAGACCCGGTGAACTGAAACATCTAAGTAGCCGGAGGAAGAGAAAACAATAGTGATTCCGTCAGTAGTGGCGAGCGAACGCGGAAGAGCCTAAACCGTCAGGTTTACCTGGCGGGGTTGTGGGGCGTCTCACATGGAGTTACAAAAGACGCGCGTAGGTGAACAGCTTGGGAAAGCTGACCATAGAGCGTGATAGTCGCGTAACCTAAACGCGCGTCTCTCCGAGACCAACCCCGAGTAGCGCGGGACACGTGAAATCCCGTGTGAATCTGGCAGGACCATCTGCTAAGGCTAAATACTACCTAGCGACCGATAGTGAACCAGTACCGTGAGGGAAAGGTGAAAAGCACCCCGGGAGGGGAGTGAAATAGTACCTGAAACCGTGTGCTTACAAATAGTCGGAGCCCGTTAAAAGGGTGACGGCGTGCCTTTTGTAGAATGAACCGGCGAGTTACGGTAGCGTGCGAGGTTAAGTTGAAGAGACGGAGCCGCAGCGAAAGCGAGTCTGAATAGGGCGATAGTACGCTGCCGTAGACCCGAAACCGTGTGATCTAGCCATGTCCAGGGTGAAGGTAGGGTAACACCTACTGGAGGCCCGAACCCACGCACGTTGAAAAGTGCGGGGATGAGGTGTGGCTAGCGGTGAAATTCCAATCGAACTCGGAGATAGCTGGTTCTCCCCGAAATAGCTTTAGGGCTAGCCTCGGAATTTAGAGTCTTGGAGGTAGAGCACTGATTGGGCTAGGGGCCCTCATCGGGTTACCGAACTCAGTCAAACTCCGAATGCCAATGACTTATGTCCGGGAGTCAGACGGTGAGTGCTAAGATCCATCGTCAAAAGGGAAACAGCCCAGACCATCAGCTAAGGTCCCCAAGTATACGTTAAGTGGGAAACGATGTGGAGTTGCCCAGACAACCAGGATGTTGGCTTAGAAGCAGCCACCATTTAAAGAGTGCGTAATAGCTCACTGGTCGAGTGACTCTGCGCGGAAAATGTAACGGGGCTAAACGTATCACCGAAGCTATGGCAGTCCTTACGGACTGGGTAGGGGAGCGTTCCAAGCAGCAGTGAAGCCGTACTGGAAAGAGCGGTGGAGCGCTTGGAAGTGAGAATGCCGGTGTAAGTAGCGAAAAGACAAGTGAGAATCTTGTCCACCGAAAGCCTAAGGTTTCCTGGGGAAGGCTCGTCCTCCCAGGGTTAGTCGGGACCTAAGCTGAGGCCGAAAGGCGTAGGCGATGGACAACAGGTTGATATTCCTGTACCACCTCTGTTCCGCTTGAGCAATGGCGTGACGCAGGAGGATAGGGTGAGCGGCCTACTGGATGGCCGTCCAAGCAGTGAGTGTGGTGTGTAGGCAAATCCGCACACCGTCAAGCATGAGCTGTGATGGCGAGGGAAATTTAAGTACCGAAGTCCCTGATTTCACACTGCCAAGAAAAGCGTCTAGCGAGGAACAAGGTGCCCGTACCGCAAACCGACACAGGTAGGCGAGGAGAGAATCCTAAGGTGCGCGGGATAACTCTTGCTAAGGAACTCGGCAAAATGGCCCCGTAACTTCGGGAGAAGGGGCGCCTCGGTAGGGTTAATAGCCCGAGGGGGCCGCAGTGAAAAGGCCCAAGCGACTGTTTAGCAAAAACACAGGTCTCTGCGAAGCCGCAAGGCGAAGTATAGGGGCTGACGCCTGCCCGGTGCTGGAAGGTTAAGGGGATGAGTTAGCGCAAGCGAAGCTTTGAACCGAAGCCCCAGTAAACGGCGGCCGTAACTATAACGGTCCTAAGGTAGCGAAATTCCTTGTCGGGTAAGTTCCGACCCGCACGAAAGGCGTAACGACTTGGGCGCTGTCTCGGCAAGAGACCCGGTGAAATCATAATACCTGTGAAGATGCAGGTTACCCGCGACAAGACGGAAAGACCCCATGGAGCTTTACTGTAGCCTGGTATTGGAACTTTGTGCATCATGTACAGGATAGGTGGGAAGCTGAGAAGCAGGGGCGCCAGCCTCTGTGGAGCTGTCGGTGGGATACCACCCTTGATGTACGGAGTTTCTAACTCGTCGCCCTTATCGGGCGAGAGGACCATGCCAGGTGGGCAGTTTGACTGGGGCGGTCGCCTCCTAAAAGGTAACGGAGGCGCCCAAAGGTTCCCTCAGAATGGTCGGAAATCATTCGTAGAGTGTAAAGGCAGAAGGGAGCTTGACTGCGAGACCTACAAGTCGAGCAGGGACGAAAGTCGGGCTTAGTGATCCGGTGGTTCCGCATGGAAGGGCCATCGCTCAACGGATAAAAGCTACCCTGGGGATAACAGGCTTATCTCCCCCAAGAGTCCACATCGACGGGGAGGTTTGGCACCTCGATGTCGGCTCATCGCATCCTGGGGCTGAAGTAGGTCCCAAGGGTTGGGCTGTTCGCCCATTAAAGCGGTACGCGAGCTGGGTTCAGAACGTCGTGAGACAGTTCGGTCCCTATCTGTCGCGGGCGTAGGAAGTTTGAGGAGAGCTGTCCTTAGTACGAGAGGACCGGGATGGACGCACCGCTGGTGCACCAGTTGTCACGCCAGTGGCACAGCTGGGTAGCTATGTGCGGACGGGATAAGCGCTGAAAGCATCTAAGCGTGAAGCCCCCTCCAAGATGAGACTTCCCACAGCGCAAGCTGGTAAGACCCCTCATAGACGATGAGGTTGATAGGTTCGGTGTGGAAGCGCGGTAACGCGTGGAGCTGACGAATACTAATCGGTCGAGGACTTATCCACACACTTAGCAACTGATCATGCAGATCCAGTTTTCAGGGAATAAAAGAAGCCATCCAACTCGGATGGTTTTTTTGTACCATTTAAAAACTGAAATTTCTGACGTATTATTCCGAAAAAGGAGTCATGTCATTATGAAACAAGCTTCTTCGAGTCGGCTCCACTACGCCTGGATCATTGCGGGTGTCACCTTTTTCATTCTCTTGATTGGCGCTGGAATTCGCTCTGCTCCTGGTGTATTTATGGTTCCTGTTGAACAAGAATTTGGCTGGAGTCGCTCTTCTATCTCTATAGCGTTGTCCATTAATCTTTTGTTATACGGATTGGTAGGCCCGTTTGCAGCAGCAGTCATGGATCGGTTCGGAATAAGGCGTATCACGATTATTGCCCTTATTCTGTTAGCATTGGGGTCCTCCCTCACGACTTGGATGCAGGCTTCCTGGCAACTGACTGTACTTTGGGGAATCGTTGTTGGACTGGGTTCAGGATGCACGGCTTCCGTATTGGGAGCGATGATCGCAAATCGCTGGTTTGTGAAGCAACGAGGATTGGTAATGGGGATATTAACAGCGAGTGGTGCAACAGGACAGCTGGTATTTCTTCCTCTTCTCGCAAGCTTGGCTGAATCAGATGGCTGGCGTTTGGCATCGTGGGTGATTGCAACAGCAGCGCTGGTCTTGGTTCCGATTGTGGCTGTCTTGATGCGTGATCGACCAAGTGACAAGGGAATTCAGGCATTTGGTGCGACAGAAGCTGATCAAGAAATAGAAGACATCAAGCAAAACCCTTTTCGTGCAGCTGTTGATGGTTTAGTACGAGGATCGCGTTCTTTTGATTTCTGGTTGTTGGCTGGCAGCTTTTTTATTTGCGGTCTCTCTACAAATGGTTTAATCGGTACTCATTTTATAGCTGCTTGTATGGAGTACGGCATTCCAGCGGTAACGGCTGCAAGTTTACTCGCTCTCATAGGTATCTTTGACATTATCGGAACAACATTTTCGGGATGGCTTTCGGATCGCTTTAATAATCGTTGGCTCTTGTTTTGGTATTACGGTTTACGGGGATTTTCGTTAATGTTGCTTCCTGCAGCGCTATCCTCTTCTACGTATACCTTGGGCTTATTCATTGTCTTCTATGGCTTAGATTGGGTAGCCACGGTTCCGCCAACACTTAAGTTGACAACCGATATTTTTGGAAAACAGCAATCAGGAATTTTGTTTGGTTGGATATTGGCCGCACATCAATTAGGTGCTGCTGTGGCCGCTTACGGTGGAGGAGTCATTTATACCATGTTGAATAGTTACTTTATCATGTTTATCATTGCGGGAATATTTTGCTTGATTGCTTCTGTCATGGTTATGCGGATTGGAAGGAACGCGCTCACGGCGAAAATTTCCGGGAACATGTAGAGGCAAATATATCGATTGAAAGAAAAACACCCGAGTGGACACTAGATCACTCGGGTGTTAGTTTTCAGGCTGTGGATACAAGGGAAGGATGATGCGGAAAACAGCGCCGTGGAGTGGACCATTTTCTGCTTGGAGACGGCCGTGCGAACGTTCGATAATTGCTCGAGAAATAGCTAGCCCCAGTCCGACATCACCATTTTTTCCTTTCACAAAACGATGAAATAAATGGGGGAGAAGTTCTTCCGGGATGCCCTCACCATCATCTTGTACTTCTATTTGGAGCTGATGTTTGCCTGGTATAATTTCGATCGTAATCTGATCCTTAGCATGGCGCAAAGCATTTCCAATGATATTCAACAAGGCTTGAAGAAACTTTCCTTCATCGACGTACACGACGTCATTGGTTTTCGTCGGACGTACTGAAATCGTTACATTGTGTTGGAGCTGCAAAGGGTGTAAACGCTCAATGGCCCGAGTCACCAGGTCAGTAGCGGAATGCCATGAGGGATCAAACAAATTCTCTTCGCCTTCAAGCTTGGCCAACAATATAATTTCTGTCACAATATGCTTTAATCGATTGGTTTCCTCTACGATGACACCAAAACCTTTTTCAGCAGCAGCATCAACAAAAATGCCATCGCGAATTCCCTCGGCATATCCTTGAATAGACATGAGAGGGGTTTTTAGCTCGTG from the Brevibacillus brevis genome contains:
- the gyrB gene encoding DNA topoisomerase (ATP-hydrolyzing) subunit B, whose protein sequence is MDQVTTKDTNYDASQIQVLEGLEAVRKRPGMYIGSTSSRGLHHLVWEIVDNAIDEALAGYCDEILVVIHPDNSVSVTDNGRGIPTGIHEKTGKSTVETVLTVLHAGGKFGGGGYKVSGGLHGVGSSVVNALSEWMEVEVKQNNQVYYMRFTVGAPDADLAVIGETDETGTKVTFKPDPTIFTETTVFEYDILQKRIRELAFLNKGLRITLKDTRPDQQKEESFHYEGGIIQFVEYLNKNREALHDDVIYCEGEKEGLVVEVALQYNDSYVSNIYSFANNINTHEGGTHETGFKTALTRVINDYSRKFNFLKEKDPNLSGDDVREGITAIISVKIQEPQFEGQTKTKLGNSEARSITESVFGDRFNTFMEENPGVAKKVVEKALMASRAREAARKAREMTRRKSALEVSALPGKLADCSSKDASESELFIVEGDSAGGSAKMGRDRHFQAILPLRGKVLNVEKARLDKILGNNEIRAIITALGTGVGEDFDITKARYHKVVIMTDADVDGSHIRTLLLTFFFRYMKQLIEAGYIYIAQPPLYSIKQGKTLHYAYTDKQRDEVLATLKAQPKPNVQRYKGLGEMNADQLWETTMDPEVRTLLQVDLQDAMDADMVFETLMGDEVEPRREFIEQYAANVRDLDI
- a CDS encoding MFS transporter, with amino-acid sequence MKQASSSRLHYAWIIAGVTFFILLIGAGIRSAPGVFMVPVEQEFGWSRSSISIALSINLLLYGLVGPFAAAVMDRFGIRRITIIALILLALGSSLTTWMQASWQLTVLWGIVVGLGSGCTASVLGAMIANRWFVKQRGLVMGILTASGATGQLVFLPLLASLAESDGWRLASWVIATAALVLVPIVAVLMRDRPSDKGIQAFGATEADQEIEDIKQNPFRAAVDGLVRGSRSFDFWLLAGSFFICGLSTNGLIGTHFIAACMEYGIPAVTAASLLALIGIFDIIGTTFSGWLSDRFNNRWLLFWYYGLRGFSLMLLPAALSSSTYTLGLFIVFYGLDWVATVPPTLKLTTDIFGKQQSGILFGWILAAHQLGAAVAAYGGGVIYTMLNSYFIMFIIAGIFCLIASVMVMRIGRNALTAKISGNM